The Candidatus Limnocylindrales bacterium region GGTACGATTTCGCCGCCGGAACCGTCGCGATTCATCCACGCCCCGGCGAAATTGTACCTGTCCCTTTTTTAAAACCGCCCGCGTTTTCGCTGAAGAAAATTAATTGTACCTGTCCCCTTTTTCGAAGAGGTTCGCTTCATGGCTCGCATCAATGACAACTACCTCAAGCTTGCTGCCGGATATCTGTTTCCGGAGATCGGCCGGCGCGTGCGCGTGTTTCAGGAGGCCAATCCTGGCGCGTCGATCATCCGGCTCGGGATCGGCGACGTCGTGCTTCCGCTGCCGCCGTCGATCTGCGATGCGATGCACGCGGCCGTCGACGAGATGAAGACCCGCGAAGGGTTTCACGGATACGGACCGGAACAGGGTTATGATTTTCTTCGCGAGGCGATCGCGCAGAGCGACTACAAGAGCCGCGGCGCGGCCATCGAAGCCGATGAAATCTTCGTCTCCGACGGCTCGAAGTGCGACAGCGGCAACATCCAGGAGATCTTCTCGACCGACGCCCGCATCGCGATTCCCGACCCGGTCTATCCGGTCTACGTCGATACCAACGTCATGGCCGGGCGCACCGGAGCCGCCGACGCGAGCGGCCGTTATGCCGGTCTGGTCTATCTGCCGTGCACGTCGGACGGAGGCTTTCTGCCGCATCCGCCCACCGAGAAGGTCGACCTCGCGTACCTGTGCTTTCCGAACAATCCGACGGGCGCAGTCGCGCGGCGCGCCGATCTCGAACGCTGGGTCGCGTGGGCGCGCGAGACCGACGCGGTGATTCTGTACGATGCCGCCTACGAGGCGTTCATCACCGATCCCGAAAT contains the following coding sequences:
- a CDS encoding LL-diaminopimelate aminotransferase, which encodes MARINDNYLKLAAGYLFPEIGRRVRVFQEANPGASIIRLGIGDVVLPLPPSICDAMHAAVDEMKTREGFHGYGPEQGYDFLREAIAQSDYKSRGAAIEADEIFVSDGSKCDSGNIQEIFSTDARIAIPDPVYPVYVDTNVMAGRTGAADASGRYAGLVYLPCTSDGGFLPHPPTEKVDLAYLCFPNNPTGAVARRADLERWVAWARETDAVILYDAAYEAFITDPEIPHSIYEIDGAREVAIEFRSFSKTAGFTGTRCAFLVVPKSLRGTAADGSRVDLHKLWSRRHTTKFNGVSYPVQKAAAAVYTDSGRREVRANIDYYMANASIIRSGLADAGLEVHGGVNAPYVWVRTPRGLGSWEFFDLLLERAHVVGTPGAGFGSCGEGYFRLSAFGIREQVEEAVARVKQAIH